GGCTGGGCCTCGGCTGGAAAGACCTGCAGAAGATCAATCCGCGCCTGATCTTCGCGACCATCAAGGGCTTCGGTACCTACGGCCCTCACGCGCACATGAAGAGCTTCGAGCCGATCGCGCAGGCGATGGGCGGCGCCATGTGCGTCACCGGCTTCGCGGACGGACCCCCGACCTACAACTGGCCTTCGATCGGCGACAGCGGCACCGGCATGCACATGGCCATCGCCATACTCGCTGCGATCAACCAGCGTCATGCGACCGGACGCGGCCAGCACGTCGAGGTCTCGATGCAGGAAGCCGTGCTCAACCTGATCCGCGTCAGCCTGCGCGAGCACCAGCGCACCGGCGTCAACGCACGGACCGGCAATCAACTGGGGAAGACGGTGCCGGGCACGACCTATCGTTGCGCGCCCGGCGGTCCCAACGACTGGGTCTATATCTACGCTCAGCCGCAGATGTGGCCCGCGGTGTGCAAAGTGCTGGGACAGCCCGAGCTCGAGCAAAACCCTCTGTTCAAAACGCCGGGCGACCGCTGGGAAAATCGCGCGGCGCTCGACGCCCTCGTCACCGAGTGGACCTCGACCCGCACCAAGCACGAGGTCATGAAGCTGATGGGCGACGCGGGCGTGCCGGCCGGCGCCTGTCAGGACACCGCCGAGGTCCTCGCCGACCCGCACCTGAAGGCGCGCGAGATGATCGTCGATCTCGACTATCCGCCGCGCGGCGCCTTCAAGACGGTGGGCTGCCCGCTGAAGCTCTCGGATTCGCCTGCCGGCATCACCCGTCCACCCATGCTCGGCGAGCACACCGAGAGCGTGCTCGGCGAGCTTTGTGGCGTATCGCCCGAGGACGTGAAGCGCATGAAGCACGAAGGCATCGTCTGACGCGCCCGACGAAGGGAAGCGGCCCTTTGTCGATTATTTTTACAGTTCGCGTCCCGCGGTTCAGCCAATTTTGGAGGAACTCTTTATACCCAGTGGTTTAGCAAGATGGCATAAAGCATGCTTTACGCACGCGCGATGACCGGAGAATTGCATGAGACTGGCTGATCTGCGCGTAACGGTGTTGCTTGGGGGCCTGATCCTTTCGGCGGGCGCGTGGGCTACCCCGATCATCGTTCCGGTCGGCGCCACTGCGGCAGTCACCTACGAGGGCCCGGTCAATTACGTTGCGATGTCCGGTCCGATCGGCGCCTTCGAGGGAACACTCGTCAGTAAGTCCCAGCTCGCGATGGACGCGGTGCTCAACGTGACGTACACCTCCGGCGACTTCGACTTCGACGTTCCTTCCATTCCCAGGGGGTTCCGCTGGACCGAGACGATCACCAACAACACGGCATTCGCGTGGTCGGCGTACAGTCTGCAACTTGGCGCCAATGGCATCTTCTTCCAGGACAGTGGTTTTCCGGTGCCGACATTTGCGACGGTCAGTTCCGGCCCTACCGTAGCGTCGACCGCAGCGCCCGGGACGGTCACCCTCAGCCCGAACGCCAAACGCGTCGATCTCGTGTTTGCCTCGTCCATCGATCCCGGCGAAAGCTTCTCACTTCACATTCCGATCTATCAGCTTGCCGCAGGTCCCGGTACGTTCGAACTGGCGGAAGCCGCAGTGCCCGAGCCCGGATCGCTCGCACTGCTCGGCGCGGCCCTGGGCGCGCTCGGGTTCGCCCGCCGACGTAAAGCTCGCATCGCGGACTAGCGTCCGCCCTGCGGCGCAACGGTCACGAGACTCCGCTTCGGCGGGGTTTTTTCATTTCCCCAGGCCTCGCGCTCGCCGAGGTGCGCCAAGGCCTGCGCTGCGTGCCCGCGTAGCCGGCGATCCGGGTTTGACTTCGACTACCCCGGGGCCTAGCCTGTAACGCACCCTTCCGCTGGGTCATCGCCGTTTCTTTCTGGAGGAGCCCGATGAGCGCGCATCGCACACCCGCAGAAATCCGCAAGCAGCTCAAGCATCCGGTCATCGACGGCGACGGACACTGGATCGAGTACGCCCCGGTATTCGGCGAGCGCATACGCAAGGCGGTCGGCAATCTCGGCGCCGACGGATTCTTCGAGGCGCAGCGGCGCATTCCCAACTCGCTCAAGCTGACGCCCGCCGAGCGCGCGCGCCGCGGCGTCGGGATGGAAGGGTTCTGGGGCCGGCAGACGACCAACACGCTCGATCGCGCGACCGCGATGATGCCGCG
This genomic window from Burkholderiales bacterium contains:
- a CDS encoding PEP-CTERM sorting domain-containing protein, whose protein sequence is MRLADLRVTVLLGGLILSAGAWATPIIVPVGATAAVTYEGPVNYVAMSGPIGAFEGTLVSKSQLAMDAVLNVTYTSGDFDFDVPSIPRGFRWTETITNNTAFAWSAYSLQLGANGIFFQDSGFPVPTFATVSSGPTVASTAAPGTVTLSPNAKRVDLVFASSIDPGESFSLHIPIYQLAAGPGTFELAEAAVPEPGSLALLGAALGALGFARRRKARIAD
- a CDS encoding CoA transferase, whose protein sequence is MSLALAGLRVIDMTHNQAGPACAQMLGFLGADVIKLEEPKGGDVARAQNNDELFFLAFNSNKRSLTLNLKNEEAKAHFRKIVEQSDVLIENFGPGALDRLGLGWKDLQKINPRLIFATIKGFGTYGPHAHMKSFEPIAQAMGGAMCVTGFADGPPTYNWPSIGDSGTGMHMAIAILAAINQRHATGRGQHVEVSMQEAVLNLIRVSLREHQRTGVNARTGNQLGKTVPGTTYRCAPGGPNDWVYIYAQPQMWPAVCKVLGQPELEQNPLFKTPGDRWENRAALDALVTEWTSTRTKHEVMKLMGDAGVPAGACQDTAEVLADPHLKAREMIVDLDYPPRGAFKTVGCPLKLSDSPAGITRPPMLGEHTESVLGELCGVSPEDVKRMKHEGIV